The Callospermophilus lateralis isolate mCalLat2 chromosome 3, mCalLat2.hap1, whole genome shotgun sequence genome has a segment encoding these proteins:
- the Cpxm1 gene encoding putative carboxypeptidase X1 has translation MWGLLLALAALAPSVGLGLGAPSASVLGLTPSATTEATGSTPAPRSSPAQPSGKANATSEQLRIRVIKKKKVIVKKRKKLIRPSPPVTAKPMVTSSPTGSPNLPEKQEPGCPPLGLESLRVSDSQFEASSSQSFGLGPHRGRLNIQSGLEDGDLYDGAWCAEQQDTEPWFQVDARNPIRFSGIVTQGRNSIWRYDWVTSYKVQFSNDSRTWWTSRNHSSGMDAVFPANSDPETPVLNLLPEPQVARFIRLLPQTWFQGGAPCLRAEILACPVSDPNDLPPEAHSLGSSDPLDFRHHNYKAMRKLMKEVNEQCPNITRIYSIGKSYQGLKLYVMEMSDRPGEHELGEPEVRYVAGMHGNEALGRELLLLLMQFLCHEFLRGDPRVTRLLTEMRIHLLPSMNPDGYETAYRRGSELVGWAEGRWNHQGIDLNHNFADLNTPLWDAEDDGLVPHVFPNHHVPLPTYYTLPNATVAPETRAVIEWMKRIPFVLSANLHGGELVVSYPFDMTRTPWAARELTPTPDDAVFRWLSTVYAGTNRVMQDTDRRPCHSQDFSLHGNIINGADWHTVPGSMNDFSYLHTNCFEVTVELSCDKFPPENELPQEWENNKDALLTYLEQVRMGITGVVRDKDTQLGIADAVIAVEGINHDVTTAWGGDYWRLLTPGDYMVTASAEGYHSVTRTCRVTFEEGPVPCNFMLTKTPKQRLRELLAAGVKVPPDLRRRLERLRGQKD, from the exons ATGTGGGGTCTCTTGCTGGCCTTGGCGGCCTTAGCGCCTTCTGTCGGCCTGGGTCTGGGGGCGCCCAGCGCCTCCGTGCTGGGCCTAACACCGTCGGCGACCACCGAGGCCACGGGCTCGACCCCGGCTCCGCGTAGCAGTCCAGCACAGCCGTCCGGGAAGGCTAACG CAACTTCAGAACAGCTTCGGATTCgagtcatcaaaaagaaaaaggTCATTGTGAAGaagcgaaaaaaattaattcGCCCCAGTCCTCCAGTGACTGCCAAGCCCATGGTGACCAGCAGCCCAACAGGGTCTCCTAATCTccctgagaaacaagaaccag GCTGTCCCCCTTTGGGCCTGGAGTCCCTGCGAGTTTCAGATAGCCAGTTTGAGGCATCCAGCAGCCAGTCCTTTGGTCTTGGACCACATCGAGGTCGGCTCAACATCCAG TCAGGCCTGGAGGATGGTGATCTATACGATGGGGCCTGGTGTGCTGAGCAGCAGGACACTGAGCCATGGTTTCAAGTGGATGCTAGGAACCCCATCCGCTTCTCAGGCATTGTCACGCAGGGCAGGAACTCTATCTGGAG GTATGACTGGGTTACATCATACAAGGTCCAGTTCAGCAATGACAGTCGGACCTGGTGGACAAGTCGGAATCACAGCAGTGGGATGGACGCG GTATTTCCTGCCAATTCGGACCCAGAAACCCCAGTGCTGAACCTCCTTCCAGAGCCTCAGGTGGCCCGTTTCATTCGTCTGCTGCCCCAGACCTGGTTCCAGGGAGGTGCGCCTTGCCTCCGGGCAGAGatcctggcctgccctgtctcag ATCCTAATGACCTACCCCCTGAGGCCCATTCACTGGGATCTTCTGACCCTCTGGACTTTCGGCATCACAATTATAAGGCCATGAGGAAG CTGATGAAGGAGGTGAATGAGCAATGCCCCAACATCACCCGCATCTACAGCATTGGGAAGAGCTACCAGGGCCTGAAGCTATATGTGATGGAAATGTCTGACCGGCCTGGGGAGCATGAGCTGG GAGAGCCTGAGGTACGCTATGTGGCTGGCATGCATGGGAATGAGGCCCTGGGGCGGGAGCTGCTTCTGCTCCTGATGCAGTTCTTGTGCCATGAGTTCCTGCGTGGGGACCCACGAGTGACCCGGCTGCTCACTGAGATGCGCATTCACCTGTTGCCCTCCATGAACCCTGATGGCTATGAGACCGCCTACCGCCGG GGCTCAGAGCTTGTGGGCTGGGCAGAAGGTCGCTGGAACCACCAGGGCATTGACcttaaccacaattttgctgaccTCAACACACCACTGTGGGATGCCGAGGATGATGGGCTGGTGCCCCACGTTTTCCCCAACCATCATGTGCCACTGCCTACTTATTACACTCTGCCCAATGCCACT GTGGCTCCTGAAACACGGGCAGTGATCGAGTGGATGAAGCGGATCCCCTTTGTGCTGAGTGCCAATCTCCATGGGGGTGAGCTGGTGGTGTCTTACCCATTCGACATGACTCGGACCCCGTGGGCTGCCCGTGAACTCACCCCGACGCCGGATGATGCTGTCTTTCGCTGGCTCAGCACTGTCTATGCTGGCACCAATCGGGTCATGCAGGACACAGATCGCCGACCCTGCCACAGCCAGGACTTCTCTTTGCATGGCAACATCATCAACGGGGCTGACTGGCACACAGTCCCCGGGA GCATGAATGACTTCAGCTACCTACATACCAACTGCTTTGAAGTCACTGTGGAGCTGTCCTGTGACAAGTTCCCTCCTGAGAACGAGCTTCCCCAAGAATGGGAGAACAACAAAGACGCCCTCCTCACCTACCTGGAGCAG GTGCGCATGGGCATTACAGGAGTTGTGCGGGACAAGGACACACAGCTTGGGATTGCTGATGCTGTCATTGCCGTGGAGGGGATTAACCATGACGTTACAACGG CTTGGGGCGGGGATTACTGGCGGCTGCTGACCCCAGGGGACTATATGGTGACCGCCAGTGCTGAGGGCTACCATTCAGTGACACGGACCTGCCGGGTCACCTTTGAAGAGGGCCCTGTCCCCTGCAATTTCATGCTCACCAAGACTCCCAAACAAAGACTGAGAGAGCTGCTGGCAGCAGGGGTCAAGGTGCCCCCAGACCTTCGAAGGCGACTGGAGCGGTTGAGGGGACAGAAGGATTAA
- the C3H20orf141 gene encoding uncharacterized protein C20orf141 homolog, which yields MTRLCLPRTKALVDLNPLPSKGLGAGEGLGSPVHPCVSPWHPSQAQLLDSVLGLGALGLTIRAIFCSAGPALLLLLLLVSFLTFDLLHRPSDPTIPQHRLLTRGQSQGAGEGPGQQVAPLLPTGAIPGQLSLQDALLLLGLGLGLLLGARGMPLALLGVAFCLHPWA from the exons ATGACCCGACTCTGCTTACCCAGGACCAAAGCCCTTGTAGATCTGAATCCACTCCCTTCCAAGGGCCTAGGTGCTGGGGAGGGATTGGGAAGTCCAGTCCATCCATGTGTGTCCCCCTGGCACCCTAGCCAGGCCCAGCTCCTGGACAGTGTCCTGGGGCTGGGGGCGCTAGGGCTGACAATTCGAGCAATCTTTTGCTCGGCTGGCCCagccctgctgctgctgctgctactggtCAGCTTCCTCACCTTTGACCTGCTCCACAG GCCCTCAGATCCCACCATACCGCAACACAGACTTCTCACAAGGGGCCAGAGTCAAGGGGCTGGTGAGGGTCCAGGACAGCAAGTGGCTCCTCTCCTCCCAACGGGGGCAATCCCGGGACAACTCAGCCTCCAAGACGCACTACTCctgctgggcctgggcctggggctgctcctgggagcccgagGCATGCCCTTGGCCCTGCTGGGTGTGGCTTTCTGCCTCCATCCTTGGGCTTGA
- the Tmem239 gene encoding transmembrane protein 239, with protein MQQPRVETDPIGAGEGPQRAVPWSVWVTRQGWVRWWVCHVPQSWAQWWTTSGLRQPLQRVLWGLEGILYLLLALMLCHALFTTGTHLLSSLWPVVAAMWRHLLPAILLLVLSALPALLFTASFLLLFSTLLSLVGLLTSMTHPGRAQDLDQ; from the coding sequence ATGCAGCAGCCACGAGTGGAGACGGATCCCATCGGGGCCGGCGAGGGGCCGCAGCGGGCGGTCCCCTGGTCGGTCTGGGTCACCCGGCAGGGCTGGGTGCGCTGGTGGGTATGCCACGTGCCCCAGAGCTGGGCCCAGTGGTGGACCACATCAGGTTTGCGGCAACCCCTGCAGCGCGTGCTGTGGGGTCTGGAGGGGATACTCTACCTGCTGCTGGCTCTGATGCTGTGCCACGCACTCTTCACCACCGGTACCCACCTGCTCAGCTCCCTCTGGCCTGTGGTGGCTGCCATGTGGCGCCATCTGCTGCCGGCCATCCTGCTGCTGGTGCTAAGTGCCCTGCCTGCCTTGCTCTTCACGGCCTCCTTCCTGCTGCTCTTCTCCACACTGCTGAGCCTCGTGGGCCTCCTCACCTCCATGACTCACCCAGGCCGTGCTCAGGACTTGGACCAATAG